A region from the Gammaproteobacteria bacterium genome encodes:
- a CDS encoding IS3 family transposase (programmed frameshift): protein MNNATKFSAEVRERAVRMVQEGRGEYPSLWKAVAAIAPKIGCTPTTLLSWVKRAQVDGGRRPGVTTHERDEIKALQREVKELRRANEILRLASGFFRPGGARPQIQVNAFIDRHREVHGVEPICRTLQVAPSAYWRHAACQRDPELRSERAKRDEVLAVEIERVYNANWQVYGVRKLWHQLQREGIAVARCTVARLMKHLGIEGARRGRRVRTTMADAAQPCPLDRVNRNFTAERPNQLWVVDFTYVSTWQGWLYVAFVTDVFARRIVGWQTSTCMNTDFVLDALEQALHARQPDKGALTHHGDRGSQYLSWRYSERLVDAGVAASVGSVGDAYDNALAETINGLYKTEVIKRLGPWRSREQLELATLRWVHWFNTERLLEPIGNIPPVEAEAKYFSNLAIKHASEEAATLTT from the exons ATGAACAATGCAACGAAGTTTTCCGCAGAGGTGCGCGAACGCGCAGTGCGGATGGTGCAGGAGGGACGGGGCGAGTATCCCTCCCTGTGGAAGGCCGTGGCGGCGATTGCCCCCAAGATCGGCTGCACGCCCACAACCTTGCTGAGCTGGGTCAAGCGCGCCCAGGTTGATGGCGGGCGGCGGCCCGGCGTCACCACGCACGAGCGCGATGAGATCAAGGCGCTGCAGCGTGAGGTCAAGGAGTTGCGGCGCGCCAACGAGATATTGCGCCTTGCCAGCG GCTTTTTTCGCCCAGGCGGAGCTCGACCGCAAATTCAAGTGAACGCGTTCATCGACAGGCACCGCGAAGTGCATGGGGTCGAGCCGATCTGCAGGACGTTGCAGGTCGCCCCGTCGGCGTACTGGCGTCACGCTGCTTGTCAGCGCGATCCTGAACTGCGTAGCGAGCGAGCCAAACGCGATGAGGTGCTGGCCGTAGAGATTGAGCGTGTGTACAACGCCAATTGGCAGGTCTATGGCGTGCGCAAGCTCTGGCACCAGTTGCAGCGTGAGGGTATTGCCGTGGCTCGCTGTACCGTGGCTCGGCTGATGAAGCACCTGGGCATCGAAGGCGCACGCCGTGGCAGGCGCGTGCGCACCACTATGGCCGATGCCGCCCAGCCGTGCCCGCTCGATCGGGTCAATCGCAACTTCACCGCCGAGCGACCCAACCAGCTATGGGTGGTCGACTTCACGTACGTGTCCACCTGGCAGGGATGGCTGTACGTGGCCTTCGTCACCGACGTCTTTGCCCGCCGTATCGTGGGCTGGCAGACAAGCACGTGCATGAACACCGATTTCGTGCTGGACGCCCTGGAGCAGGCATTGCACGCGCGTCAGCCGGACAAGGGCGCGCTCACGCATCACGGGGACAGAGGCTCACAGTATCTGTCCTGGCGCTACAGCGAGCGCCTGGTCGACGCTGGCGTTGCCGCCTCGGTGGGCTCCGTGGGTGACGCCTACGACAACGCCTTGGCCGAGACGATCAATGGCCTGTACAAGACCGAGGTGATCAAGCGACTGGGGCCGTGGAGATCTCGTGAGCAACTGGAGCTGGCCACACTGCGCTGGGTCCACTGGTTCAACACCGAACGACTGCTTGAACCCATCGGTAACATTCCACCAGTAGAAGCTGAAGCAAAATACTTCAGTAACTTGGCAATCAAACACGCTTCGGAAGAGGCGGCCACTTTAACCACGTAG